In the genome of Eschrichtius robustus isolate mEscRob2 chromosome 12, mEscRob2.pri, whole genome shotgun sequence, one region contains:
- the SPATA12 gene encoding LOW QUALITY PROTEIN: spermatogenesis-associated protein 12 (The sequence of the model RefSeq protein was modified relative to this genomic sequence to represent the inferred CDS: inserted 2 bases in 2 codons; substituted 2 bases at 2 genomic stop codons), with amino-acid sequence MTTLASPSCMQAVTGWSTLEKSGDTWEMKAMTSSSLVVPWPPETLGXSTXHRNKPSLSQRLSIWPGAAXCLPELTFHRDVHKREAXLRYLKHPSWDFPDIGAELSSPRHSHSDQLSFTEGCYVSSFSTAYSNTHTHTHTHTHTHTHTLL; translated from the exons ATGACGACCCTGGCCAGCCCCTCCTGCATGCAGGCTGTGACGGGG TGGTCCACCTTGGAAAAGTCAGGAGACACCTGGGAAATGAAGGCAATGACCTCCTCCAGCCTTGTTGTTCCATGGCCACCAGAAACCCTGG CATCCACCTAACATCGCAACAAACCCTCACTGAGCCAGAGACTGAGCATTTGGCCAGGAGCAG TTTGCCTCCCAGAGCTGACATTCCACAGGGATGTGCACAAAAGAGAGGCCTAACTAAGATATTTAAAACAcccatcttgggacttccctg ATATTGGTGCTGAGCTCAGCAGCCCAAGGCACAGCCATTCAGATCAACTGTCATTTACTGAAGGCTGCTATGTCAGTTCCTTTTCCACAGCAtattccaacacacacacacacacacacacacacacacacacacacacacacacactgctataa